The DNA sequence AGGCGAGAcggagaaaaacaaaaagccCAGAAAGAGAAAGTAACCTGAGAGTTGAAACCGGTGGCGTTGTTAACGATGCTTGAAttctcttctgcttcttcttcttcttgtcgtCTGCGAGGGTCAAGAGCTCGGATGGGAGAAGACACTTTGGTCCTTGTGGCAGAGAAGCAATGTGGGATGTGGATGGCAGCTTTTGAAGAGGCCATGAAGTTGTTTGCAGGCCCGGAAGAGGAGGACTGCCTGCACCGGAGGAGGAGCTTGGGGGCTCCtgaagctgctgctgctgctgctgcagttGCCGCCGCCATATTCTATCCTGTCAACTGTTTACAACTGTTTACTGTTGACGCCAACTGCCTCCTCTCACGGCGTCCAAGCATTCTGGGAGTTTAAATACCAAGTCACGTTTTTGATTGGCTTAATTTGCTCGCGGCCTTACGGGGTTTGATGGTTCAGGGTTTTATCTTTAATTTtaagggaaatgatggaaaaggtcATATTAaagtgtgaaatgataaaaatgtcATCTAATTTCCTACTTGATAAAAAGATCCATAATAATttgttaataataataatttagtccttatgaatAATGAGGAGATGTTAAAAATGTCAGTTTTTACTTTTATTGATTCCCATTATGCCCTTAAAGGCAGCTCTCTCCATCTCTTCTCCTCCACAGAGATACAGACCTCCAGAAGCGGTTCCCTACCGGAGGACCTCGCTCGCACCGGAGCTTACTCCGATCTCTTCGTTTTCATCACTGACGACGAAGCCGATATCTGCTTTTACAGTAGCGCCTCTGATTTGTTATCCACAATCAGAAGCAGGAGACCGCGAAATGAGCCAAGACACCAAGAGAAGCGTTCCCGGGACTGTGCCGAAGAAGCCGAATTTCGACGAGCAGAAACCCTCGCCGGCTGTCACCGCCTCCACCGGCAAG is a window from the Rosa chinensis cultivar Old Blush chromosome 2, RchiOBHm-V2, whole genome shotgun sequence genome containing:
- the LOC112185714 gene encoding uncharacterized protein LOC112185714, with translation MAAATAAAAAAASGAPKLLLRCRQSSSSGPANNFMASSKAAIHIPHCFSATRTKVSSPIRALDPRRRQEEEEAEENSSIVNNATGFNSQKDLEYLGKVLAGSIVGGAVIKYGSIVFPEITRPNIILALIMIFTPVILATLLLIKQSRANG